One segment of Falco peregrinus isolate bFalPer1 chromosome 4, bFalPer1.pri, whole genome shotgun sequence DNA contains the following:
- the CLN5 gene encoding ceroid-lipofuscinosis neuronal protein 5: MGCRPLLLLLLAAACGPCFPEGLRAPQRRWPVPYRRFDYRPKTDPYCQARYTFCPTGAAIPVMKEEDVIEVYRLQAPVWEFKYGDLLGHLKIMHDAVGFKSSLTGKNYTMEWYELFQLGNCTFPHLRPDMDAPFWCNQGAACFYEGIDDAHWKENGTLVLVTTISGTMFNEMAKWVKYDNETGIYYETWTVQASPDKQSVVWFESYECSKFILRTYQKLADLGAVFKKVQTNYTSIILFSGEPVYLGNETSIFGPLGNETLATAIRDFYYPFKPHRTVGEFFVDLLKIIDRVILNHQFYLFYNLEYWFLPMKFPYLKIIYEEVPLPVGSKTSFGV; encoded by the exons ATGGGCTGCCGGCcgctcctcctgctgctgctggcggcGGCTTGCGGGCCCTGCTTCCCGGAGGGACTCCGCGCCCCTCAGCGGCGGTGGCCGGTGCCTTACAG GCGCTTTGATTACCGTCCAAAAACTGATCCTTACTGCCAAGCTCGTTACACCTTCTGTCCCACTGGCGCTGCCATTCCAGTTATGAAAGAAGAGGATGTCATTGAAGTGTATCGGTTACAGGCTCCAGTATGGGAATTCAAATACGGGGACCTGCTAGGACATTTG aaaattatGCATGATGCTGTGGGTTTCAAGAGCTCTCTAACGGGCAAAAACTACACAATGGAGTGGTATGAGCTCTTCCAGCTTGGGAACTGCACATTTCCACATCTCCGGCCTGACATGGATGCACCGTTCTGGTGTAACCAGGGAGCTGCCTGCTTTTATGAGGGAATAGATGATGCACACTGGAAGGAAAACGGAACGTTAGTTCTTGTGACCACAATATCAG GAACCATGTTTAATGAAATGGCAAAATGGGTAAAATACGACAATGAGACTGGCATTTACTATGAGACCTGGACAGTTCAAGCAAGTCCTGACAAACAATCAGTAGTTTGGTTTGAATCTTATGAATGCTCAAAATTTATACTGAGAACGTACCAGAAGCTAGCTGACTTAGGAGCTGTATTTAAGAAGGTACAAACAAACTATACAAGCATAATTTTATTCAGTGGAGAACCTGTTTATTTGGGAAATGAAACATCTATTTTTGGACCACTAGGAAACGAGACATTGGCAACAGCTATAAGAGACTTCTACTATCCGTTCAAACCTCATCGGACAGTAGGAGAGTTTTTTGtggatcttttaaaaataatcgATCGTGTCATCTTGAATCATCAGTTTTACCTCTTCTACAACTTGGAATACTGGTTTTTACCTATGAAGTTCCCTTatctcaaaataatttatgaagaGGTCCCTTTACCTGTTGGAAGCAAAACATCCTTTGGTGTGTAG